In Rhodoferax koreense, a genomic segment contains:
- a CDS encoding tannase/feruloyl esterase family alpha/beta hydrolase — MPIEFPVSPQPTRHGTAWAACIALAATALLAGCASAPKPVACADLKGATVPASAIGLPTQGAAVVTAEVVAPAGSGMAATGAYCKLSADILAADPQAPRINLVLNLPVDWNRKGLMFGGGGFNGTVPPTNGNIPAGPDNVPVPLARGYATFSSDSGHQANALASQDGAFGMNDEAVRNFSGDALKKVHEVAMALITRHYGVKKPERMYFVGGSTGGREALAVAQKWPDDWDGVVALYPAWNAASLGLQFGRITRAFAAPGAYPNQAKRRQLYDAAMQACDGLDGVADGLISNPRACNARFDPATATVRGQPLRCPGGAESGDTCLSDAQIAALNVFNTPIAFGYPLASGETQYPGFNTWGSDLGMAGSQPLQARVTFLALGTAQPAQPMPTGANTAPYGSVFWDQWVKYFVTRTPGYDSLSLDPQNPGPWQARISTLTGLQDINRTDLSAFQARGGKLLMAHGAADVLVSTRATAQYYERLQATMGAARVREFARYYEIPGYGHAASTVFNAAWDSLGALEAWVERGQPPQAPVVADSIGVPGRTRPLCDYPAWPRYSGSGDVNQAASFACAAP; from the coding sequence TTGCCCATCGAATTCCCAGTTTCCCCGCAGCCCACCCGCCACGGCACGGCCTGGGCCGCGTGCATCGCCCTGGCCGCCACCGCGCTGCTGGCCGGCTGCGCCAGCGCTCCCAAACCGGTGGCCTGCGCCGACCTGAAAGGCGCGACCGTACCGGCCTCCGCCATCGGCCTGCCGACCCAGGGGGCCGCGGTCGTGACGGCCGAAGTCGTGGCACCCGCCGGCAGCGGCATGGCCGCCACGGGCGCCTATTGCAAGCTCAGCGCCGACATCCTGGCCGCCGACCCGCAGGCGCCGCGCATCAATCTGGTGCTGAACCTGCCGGTGGACTGGAACCGCAAGGGCCTGATGTTCGGTGGCGGCGGCTTCAACGGCACGGTGCCGCCGACCAACGGCAACATCCCCGCCGGTCCGGACAACGTGCCCGTGCCGCTGGCGCGCGGTTACGCCACCTTCTCCAGCGACTCGGGCCACCAGGCCAACGCGCTCGCGAGCCAGGACGGCGCCTTCGGCATGAACGACGAAGCCGTGCGTAACTTCTCGGGCGACGCGTTGAAGAAGGTGCACGAAGTGGCCATGGCCCTCATCACCCGGCACTATGGCGTGAAGAAGCCGGAACGCATGTACTTCGTCGGCGGCTCCACCGGCGGGCGCGAGGCCCTGGCCGTGGCGCAGAAATGGCCCGACGACTGGGATGGCGTGGTCGCGCTCTACCCGGCCTGGAACGCCGCCAGCCTGGGCCTTCAGTTCGGCCGCATCACGCGGGCCTTCGCCGCGCCCGGTGCCTATCCGAACCAGGCCAAGCGCCGGCAGCTGTATGACGCGGCCATGCAGGCCTGCGACGGGCTCGATGGCGTGGCGGACGGCCTGATCAGCAACCCGCGCGCCTGCAACGCGCGCTTCGATCCCGCCACGGCCACGGTGCGTGGCCAGCCGCTGCGCTGCCCCGGCGGCGCCGAGTCGGGCGACACCTGCCTGTCGGACGCGCAGATCGCCGCGCTGAACGTCTTCAACACGCCGATCGCCTTCGGCTATCCGCTGGCCAGCGGCGAAACCCAATACCCCGGCTTCAACACCTGGGGCTCGGACCTCGGCATGGCCGGCAGCCAGCCGCTGCAGGCGCGCGTGACCTTCCTCGCCCTGGGCACGGCGCAACCGGCCCAGCCCATGCCCACCGGCGCCAACACGGCACCTTACGGCAGCGTGTTCTGGGACCAATGGGTGAAGTATTTCGTGACCCGCACGCCGGGCTACGACAGCCTGAGCCTGGACCCGCAGAACCCCGGCCCGTGGCAGGCGCGCATCAGCACGCTCACCGGCTTGCAGGACATCAACCGCACCGACCTCTCGGCGTTCCAGGCGCGCGGCGGCAAGCTGCTGATGGCCCATGGCGCGGCCGACGTGCTGGTCAGCACGCGCGCCACCGCGCAGTATTACGAGCGCCTGCAGGCCACCATGGGCGCAGCCCGGGTGCGCGAATTCGCGCGGTATTACGAGATCCCCGGCTACGGCCATGCCGCGAGCACGGTGTTCAACGCCGCCTGGGATTCGCTGGGCGCACTCGAGGCCTGGGTCGAGCGCGGCCAGCCGCCGCAGGCGCCGGTGGTGGCCGACAGCATCGGCGTGCCCGGCCGCACCCGGCCGCTGTGCGACTACCCGGCCTGGCCGCGTTACAGCGGGAGTGGCGACGTGAACCAGGCCGCCAGCTTCGCCTGCGCCGCGCCTTGA
- a CDS encoding DUF72 domain-containing protein, translating into MAAASKKRAAGIRVGVGGWTFAPWRDNFYPKGLVQSKELVYASRQLSAIEINGTYYSTQKPESFAKWRDETPDDFVFSLKATRYATNRRVLAEAGESVHRFIHSGIAELGPKLGPIVWQFMPTKVFDAEDFEAFLQLLPDKIDGLPLRHVMDVRHESFMVPEYLALARQYGCASVFTDSEKFPSFADPSADFIYARLMRSREDLQAGYPPKELAQWAAHAQTWAAGATPEGLPLIEAKPPAKFAKAAPRDVFMFFINGAKERAPAAAQAVLKKLGFVPEAI; encoded by the coding sequence ATGGCGGCGGCTTCCAAAAAACGGGCGGCGGGCATTCGGGTCGGCGTGGGCGGCTGGACCTTCGCGCCGTGGCGCGACAACTTCTACCCCAAGGGCCTGGTGCAGAGCAAGGAGCTGGTCTATGCGAGCCGCCAGCTCAGCGCCATCGAGATCAACGGCACCTACTACAGCACGCAGAAGCCGGAAAGCTTCGCCAAGTGGCGCGACGAGACGCCGGACGATTTCGTGTTCTCGCTCAAGGCCACGCGTTACGCGACGAACCGGCGTGTGCTGGCCGAGGCGGGCGAGTCGGTGCATCGCTTCATCCACAGCGGCATTGCTGAGCTCGGGCCGAAGCTCGGCCCCATCGTCTGGCAGTTCATGCCGACCAAGGTATTCGATGCCGAGGACTTCGAGGCTTTCCTGCAGCTGTTGCCGGACAAGATCGACGGCCTGCCGCTGCGCCACGTGATGGACGTGCGCCACGAGAGTTTCATGGTGCCCGAATACCTGGCGCTGGCGCGCCAATACGGCTGTGCCAGCGTGTTCACCGATTCCGAGAAATTCCCGTCCTTTGCCGACCCCAGCGCCGACTTCATCTACGCCCGGCTGATGCGCAGCCGGGAAGACCTTCAAGCCGGCTACCCGCCGAAGGAGCTTGCACAGTGGGCGGCGCATGCGCAGACCTGGGCCGCAGGCGCCACGCCCGAGGGTCTGCCGCTGATCGAAGCCAAGCCGCCGGCGAAATTCGCCAAGGCCGCTCCGCGCGACGTTTTCATGTTCTTCATCAACGGCGCCAAGGAGCGCGCGCCGGCGGCTGCCCAGGCGGTGCTGAAGAAGCTCGGCTTCGTGCCGGAGGCGATCTAG
- the purT gene encoding formate-dependent phosphoribosylglycinamide formyltransferase, whose amino-acid sequence MTTLGTPLSPHATKVMLLGSGELGKEVLIALQRLGVETIAVDRYDNAPGQQVAHHARTITMSDPAQLKALIEAERPMLVVPEIEAIATPMLEELEAAGTVRVIPTARAARLTMDREGIRRLAAETLGLPTSPYVFCDSLAELQAAIDSTTGYPCVVKPVMSSSGKGQSKIDGPADVQKAWDYAMAGGRVSHGRVIVEGFIDFDYEITQLTVRALGANGEIETHFCEPIGHIQVSGDYVESWQPHPMHPAALEKCRQICKAVTDNLGGQGLFGVELFVKGENVWFSEVSPRPHDTGMVTMATQWQNEFELHARAILGLPVNTALKSPGASAVIYGGADAKGLVFDGVDEALRVPNTDIRLFGKPESFVKRRMGVALAFDADVEVARKNAKLAASKVKPRLA is encoded by the coding sequence ATGACCACCCTCGGCACCCCCCTCTCCCCCCATGCAACCAAAGTCATGCTGCTCGGCTCCGGCGAGCTGGGCAAGGAGGTGCTGATCGCGCTGCAGCGCCTGGGCGTGGAGACCATCGCCGTCGACCGCTACGACAACGCGCCCGGCCAGCAGGTGGCGCACCACGCGCGCACCATCACCATGAGCGACCCGGCCCAGCTCAAGGCGCTGATCGAAGCCGAGCGGCCGATGCTGGTCGTGCCCGAGATCGAAGCCATCGCCACGCCGATGCTCGAAGAACTTGAGGCCGCCGGCACGGTGCGCGTCATCCCCACGGCCCGCGCCGCGCGCCTGACCATGGACCGCGAAGGTATCCGCCGCCTGGCCGCCGAAACCCTGGGCCTGCCGACCAGCCCCTACGTGTTCTGCGATTCGCTGGCCGAGCTGCAGGCCGCCATCGACAGCACCACCGGTTACCCCTGTGTGGTCAAGCCGGTGATGAGTTCTTCGGGCAAGGGCCAGAGCAAGATCGACGGCCCGGCCGACGTGCAGAAGGCCTGGGACTACGCCATGGCCGGCGGCCGCGTGAGCCACGGGCGCGTCATCGTCGAAGGCTTCATCGACTTCGACTACGAGATCACCCAGCTCACCGTGCGTGCCTTGGGCGCCAACGGCGAGATCGAAACCCATTTCTGCGAGCCGATCGGCCACATCCAGGTCAGCGGCGACTACGTGGAAAGCTGGCAGCCGCACCCGATGCACCCGGCCGCGCTCGAGAAATGCCGCCAGATCTGCAAGGCCGTGACCGACAACCTCGGCGGCCAGGGCTTGTTCGGCGTGGAGCTGTTCGTGAAGGGCGAAAACGTGTGGTTCAGCGAAGTCAGCCCGCGCCCGCACGACACCGGCATGGTGACCATGGCCACGCAATGGCAGAACGAATTCGAACTGCACGCCCGCGCCATCCTCGGCCTGCCGGTCAACACCGCGCTCAAGAGCCCCGGCGCAAGCGCCGTGATCTATGGCGGCGCGGACGCCAAGGGCCTGGTCTTCGACGGTGTGGACGAGGCGCTGCGGGTGCCCAACACCGACATCCGCCTGTTCGGCAAACCCGAGAGCTTCGTCAAGCGCCGCATGGGCGTGGCGCTGGCCTTCGATGCGGACGTGGAAGTGGCGCGCAAGAACGCCAAGCTCGCGGCATCGAAGGTGAAGCCGCGCCTGGCTTAA
- a CDS encoding mechanosensitive ion channel family protein yields the protein MHNFDWVNWADESASRILIAAAVAVLLSLVLHRAGTIVLRRLTRSSPVASAVVEQCRSPAQFLLPLVALQAVWQAAPDTFPMIGGIRHTSGLLLLAALTWLGVRAVRGAARGVMSRYPVTVEDNLNARRIQTQTQLLARTAMFIVLLAGLALMLMTFPGARQFGASLLASAGVVGLVAGIAARPVFSNLIAGLQIALAQPIRLDDVLIVQGEWGRVEEITGTYVVLAIWDQRRLIIPLQWFIENPFQNWTRKSAEIIGTVFMWVDYRMPLAPLREAALAACQASRHWDGRLCLLQVVEAGERAMQLRWLVTSASSGQSWDLRCEVREAMVDFVQREYPQYLPQLRAEVSGNPGDIRPPPAPV from the coding sequence ATGCACAATTTCGACTGGGTGAACTGGGCCGACGAATCGGCCTCCCGCATCTTGATCGCGGCCGCGGTGGCGGTATTGCTGTCACTGGTGCTGCACCGCGCGGGCACGATCGTGCTGCGGCGCTTGACGCGGTCTTCGCCGGTGGCCTCGGCCGTGGTCGAGCAGTGCCGCTCGCCCGCGCAGTTCCTGCTGCCGCTGGTGGCGCTGCAGGCGGTGTGGCAGGCGGCGCCGGACACGTTTCCGATGATCGGCGGCATCCGCCACACCAGCGGCCTGTTGCTGCTGGCGGCGCTGACCTGGCTCGGCGTGCGCGCGGTGCGCGGCGCGGCCCGGGGTGTGATGAGCCGTTATCCGGTCACGGTGGAAGACAACCTCAACGCACGCCGCATCCAGACGCAGACGCAGTTGCTGGCGCGCACGGCGATGTTCATCGTGCTGCTGGCCGGCCTGGCGCTGATGCTGATGACCTTTCCCGGCGCGCGCCAGTTCGGCGCAAGCCTGCTGGCCTCGGCCGGTGTGGTGGGCCTGGTGGCCGGCATCGCCGCACGGCCGGTGTTCAGCAACCTGATCGCGGGTCTGCAGATCGCGCTGGCGCAGCCGATCCGGCTGGACGACGTGCTCATCGTGCAGGGCGAATGGGGCCGCGTGGAGGAGATCACCGGCACCTATGTGGTGCTGGCGATCTGGGACCAGCGCCGGCTCATCATTCCGCTGCAGTGGTTCATCGAAAACCCGTTCCAGAACTGGACGCGCAAGAGCGCCGAGATCATCGGCACGGTGTTCATGTGGGTCGACTACCGCATGCCGCTGGCGCCGCTGCGCGAGGCCGCGCTGGCCGCGTGCCAGGCGTCGCGGCACTGGGATGGCCGGCTGTGCCTGCTGCAGGTGGTGGAGGCCGGTGAACGCGCGATGCAGCTGCGCTGGCTCGTCACTTCGGCCAGTTCCGGCCAGAGCTGGGACCTGCGCTGCGAAGTGCGCGAGGCGATGGTGGACTTCGTGCAGCGCGAATACCCGCAGTACCTGCCGCAGCTGCGGGCCGAGGTCTCCGGGAATCCTGGCGACATCCGGCCGCCGCCGGCCCCGGTCTAA